The segment GTTTGGGTCACGGCATAGACATTTGCTGCTAGATCCATTGCTTTTTGCCAAACTTCCAAATCCTTGAAACTGCGGATTGCCATTTAGCACCTCAATTCAAATCAATTGTTGCTTGAAAGTACAATGAATCTAGCGCGAATTTCGATATTTAGGGTTTAGCGATCCCTGACCGCAAATTACATCGAGGGTTGGGTTGGGCTTCGGTAGAACGTTAACCTACCGATCCCCGACCCCCAACAACTAACCCCCAGACTTTACTAATTTCGCAATGGCTTGTTGTTTTGCAACATAAACATAATGCGTTCCATGGTCTTTGGTTCGCGGCAAAGTGCCAAGAATACCTCGCGTTCCATCGCCAAGAAATGCTCTTCATCGACCCATTGTGGGCTGCTGAGGTCACCGCCCGCAATTGCATAGGCCAGTTTGTTGCCGATAAACGCATCGTATTCGGAGATGTAGCCGCCTTGTTGCATCATCCACACGCCGACCCGCATTGCAGCCAAGCCATCGCGGCCAGCGGCATAGAGTTTTTCGCGGGCGGGCGGCGTAAAGCCAGCCGCTGCCAGATCAAGCACAAACTGCTTGGCACGACCTAGCAACTCATCGCCATTCATCACAATCCGATCGGCTTCGGTCACAAAGCCTTGATCGCGAGCTTCAAAGGCGCTGGTGCCAACTTTGGCCATCCCAATTTGCTCGAATACCCGTTGCAAATATGGCGTTGGATCGCTTTCGGGAGCCAGTTTGATGGCTGGAGTAATGATCCGGCGCACAAATTCTTTGACCCCGCCAGCCCCAGGAATTAAGCCAACCCCAACTTCAACCAAGCCCATATAGGTTTCTGCATGAGCAACAACTCTGTCGGAGTGTAAACTCATTTCACATGCACCACCCAATGCTAAATTATGAGGCGCTACCACTACTGGTATTGATGAATAACGAACACGCATCATCGTATTTTGGAATGTTTTGATCGCAAAATTCAATTCATCATACTCTTGCTCAACAGCCATCATAAAGATCATTCCTACATTCGCTCCTGCGCTAAAGTTGGCTCCCTCATTGGAGATCACCAATCCTCTAAAATCTTTTTCTGCGATCTCGATCGATTTGTTGATCCCTTCGATCACTTCTGCACCAATGGAATTCATCTTCGTATTCCATTCTAAATTCACAATTCCATCGCCAATATCGGTAAGTGTTGCACCGCTGTTCTTCCATACTGTTTTTGTTGGACGGATGTTGTCTAACAAAATAAAGGATTCAGTTCCTGGTATCACTTTATAAGATTTAGAAGGAATATCATAATATTTGCGACTGCCATTTTCTAATTTATAGAATGCTGTTGCACCGCTACTAAGCATATCATAGATCCATTGTGATGGTTTGTTTCCGGCAGCTTCCATTGCTTTAACAGTTTCGGCAACACCCAATGCATCCCAGTATTCGAATGGACCAAGATCCCAGCCAAATCCGGCTTTCATGGCATCATCAATTTTGAAAAGCTCATCTGTGATCTCCGGAATACGATTGCTTACGTATGCAAACAATCCATAGAAAGTAGCACGATAAAACTCACCCGCCTTATCGGTTCCGGCAGCCAACACTTTTACGCGCTCACGTAAATTATCGATCGTTTTTGTTTTTTCAAGTGTCGCAAACTTTGCTTTTACACTTGGTTTATATTCTAATGTTTTCAAGTCGAGTGAATGGATCTCCGATTTACCATTCGCTCCTTTTACTTTTTTAAAGAAACCTTGCTCTGTTTTACTTCCCAACCATTTATTCTCTACCATTTTGGCAACATAGGAAGGTAATTTGAAATATTCTTTTGCTTCATCATTCGGCACCCCTGCAGCCAATCCATTGGCTACATGCACTAAGGTATCCAAACCAACCACATCACATGTTCTGAAGGTAGCCGATTTTGGGCGACCCAAAACAGGACCTGTTAATTTATCCACTTCATCCACCGTCAAGCCCATTTTTTCTACCATATGGAATAGACTCATTATCCCGAAAACACCAATGCGGTTTGCGATAAATGCAGGTGTATCTTTACACAACACCATTGTTTTTCCTAAATACAATTCCCCATAT is part of the Chloroflexota bacterium genome and harbors:
- a CDS encoding 3-hydroxyacyl-CoA dehydrogenase/enoyl-CoA hydratase family protein; this translates as VLLLDIVPKDAGSDKKSRNKIVDDALAFALKSNPSPIYRKSFAKRIVTGNFDDNMKDIANCDWIIEVVIERLDIKKQVFDNVEKYRKPGTLISSNTSGIPIHLMNEGRSEDFQKHFCGTHFFNPPRYLKLLEIIPTPKTSPEVIDFLMKYGELYLGKTMVLCKDTPAFIANRIGVFGIMSLFHMVEKMGLTVDEVDKLTGPVLGRPKSATFRTCDVVGLDTLVHVANGLAAGVPNDEAKEYFKLPSYVAKMVENKWLGSKTEQGFFKKVKGANGKSEIHSLDLKTLEYKPSVKAKFATLEKTKTIDNLRERVKVLAAGTDKAGEFYRATFYGLFAYVSNRIPEITDELFKIDDAMKAGFGWDLGPFEYWDALGVAETVKAMEAAGNKPSQWIYDMLSSGATAFYKLENGSRKYYDIPSKSYKVIPGTESFILLDNIRPTKTVWKNSGATLTDIGDGIVNLEWNTKMNSIGAEVIEGINKSIEIAEKDFRGLVISNEGANFSAGANVGMIFMMAVEQEYDELNFAIKTFQNTMMRVRYSSIPVVVAPHNLALGGACEMSLHSDRVVAHAETYMGLVEVGVGLIPGAGGVKEFVRRIITPAIKLAPESDPTPYLQRVFEQIGMAKVGTSAFEARDQGFVTEADRIVMNGDELLGRAKQFVLDLAAAGFTPPAREKLYAAGRDGLAAMRVGVWMMQQGGYISEYDAFIGNKLAYAIAGGDLSSPQWVDEEHFLAMEREVFLALCREPKTMERIMFMLQNNKPLRN